A region from the Natronomonas salsuginis genome encodes:
- a CDS encoding DUF5797 family protein, with product MESDPVELSEGQSNNSDSWPDCPLDQEELDRLQDIIELAPTSNNELADQWGYESGSDVYQYLSTKLDEYYTRNAEKFIFPIEPCREIIKEMF from the coding sequence GTGGAATCTGATCCTGTGGAGTTGTCTGAAGGCCAGTCGAATAATAGCGACTCGTGGCCGGACTGTCCGTTAGATCAGGAGGAACTTGATCGCCTCCAGGACATCATTGAGCTGGCTCCGACCAGTAACAATGAACTCGCGGACCAGTGGGGATATGAGTCTGGTTCAGACGTCTATCAGTACCTCTCGACCAAGCTTGATGAATACTACACTCGAAATGCTGAAAAGTTTATTTTCCCGATAGAACCGTGCCGAGAGATCATTAAGGAGATGTTCTGA
- a CDS encoding DEAD/DEAH box helicase, protein MDEQDLVDIEVTHDNAEDIVDSYSSGVSDFSFHRQTVVANRLLVGQPDTELRSLSHVDEEQVKLLEHQVDAAYRALFEMDGKALLADEVGLGKTIEVGMILKEMHYRETNDSVLILTPAQLAKQWQAEMREKFGLEFVCNYDSEFGGFDAHDYIIASIDTAKSDRFRHTVLAREWDVLVLDEAHYVKNEETDRYDLIDKLTYDYAFFLTATPIQNELTDLYNIVSLLRPGLFGSRDTFHHYFVNRNQKTLVNRDELQNRLGQVMIRNRREDADIDFTDRIIDTRTFEPSAAEMDLYNSVSDYVREAYSQDQGQKLVLMLLQKEVVSSPAALEQTIRMQLEERNELTHRDELRTILEKIEAIDTVTKQERLFDIVEEARVHVDMGRVIVFTQFRPTQREVIKALDKQGYTTHAFHGGHSSQEKEDIVERFEEKGGVLVSTDAMSEGRNLQFCNIMVNYDLPWNPMRVEQRIGRIHRIGQKREVYIFNMGLKNTIEEYVLDRLYHKIDLFQQTVGELSTILSRLEDSGRSFEDEIFERLVNAGSEVDLENDFDAMAVDLEEQKELAQKVQNFNSGVFEGFDLGPDDD, encoded by the coding sequence ATGGATGAGCAAGACCTCGTCGATATTGAGGTCACGCACGACAACGCAGAGGACATTGTTGATTCCTATTCTTCTGGAGTTTCGGATTTTTCGTTCCACCGGCAGACGGTCGTTGCAAATCGGCTCTTAGTTGGCCAACCAGACACCGAACTCCGATCGCTCTCCCACGTTGACGAGGAGCAAGTCAAGCTCCTCGAACATCAGGTGGACGCGGCCTATCGAGCACTCTTCGAGATGGACGGGAAAGCGCTCCTCGCTGACGAAGTCGGCCTCGGGAAGACCATTGAGGTTGGCATGATTCTGAAGGAGATGCACTACCGTGAGACCAATGACTCTGTATTGATTCTCACTCCCGCACAACTGGCAAAGCAATGGCAGGCCGAAATGAGGGAGAAGTTCGGTCTTGAATTCGTCTGCAACTATGATAGCGAGTTTGGTGGTTTCGATGCTCACGACTACATTATTGCCAGCATCGATACGGCCAAGAGCGACAGATTCAGGCACACTGTTCTCGCCCGGGAGTGGGACGTGCTTGTGCTCGACGAGGCTCACTACGTCAAAAACGAGGAGACAGACCGCTACGATCTCATCGACAAGCTGACGTACGATTACGCGTTCTTCCTCACCGCGACACCGATTCAGAACGAACTCACTGACCTCTACAATATCGTTTCTCTCCTCCGACCCGGGTTGTTTGGAAGCCGGGATACGTTCCACCACTACTTCGTAAACCGAAACCAGAAGACGCTGGTAAACCGGGACGAGCTTCAGAATCGGTTGGGGCAGGTGATGATCCGCAACCGGCGTGAGGATGCAGACATCGACTTCACCGACCGTATTATCGACACGCGGACGTTCGAACCATCGGCTGCCGAGATGGACCTATATAATTCGGTCTCAGACTATGTCCGTGAGGCTTACAGCCAAGATCAAGGTCAGAAGTTGGTGTTGATGCTTCTTCAGAAGGAGGTCGTAAGCAGTCCAGCTGCGCTAGAACAGACAATCAGGATGCAGCTGGAGGAGCGCAACGAGCTGACGCACCGCGATGAACTCCGGACGATCCTTGAAAAGATCGAGGCCATCGATACCGTCACGAAGCAAGAGCGGCTGTTCGACATCGTCGAGGAGGCCCGAGTGCACGTGGACATGGGGCGGGTGATCGTCTTCACACAGTTCCGGCCGACCCAACGGGAAGTCATCAAGGCATTAGATAAGCAGGGATACACGACTCACGCCTTCCATGGTGGTCATTCGAGTCAAGAAAAAGAGGACATCGTCGAGCGCTTCGAAGAGAAGGGCGGTGTACTCGTATCCACTGATGCGATGAGCGAAGGTCGCAATCTTCAATTCTGTAACATTATGGTGAACTATGATCTGCCGTGGAATCCGATGCGAGTCGAACAACGGATCGGTCGCATCCATCGCATCGGGCAGAAACGAGAGGTCTACATCTTCAATATGGGACTGAAAAACACTATCGAGGAGTACGTACTCGACAGGCTCTACCATAAGATCGATTTGTTCCAACAGACAGTGGGAGAACTAAGTACGATACTGAGCAGACTCGAAGATTCCGGCAGGAGCTTCGAAGATGAAATCTTCGAACGGTTAGTGAACGCGGGTTCAGAAGTCGATTTGGAGAACGATTTTGACGCAATGGCGGTTGATCTTGAGGAACAGAAGGAACTGGCACAGAAGGTTCAGAACTTCAATAGTGGTGTCTTCGAGGGTTTTGACCTAGGGCCAGACGATGACTGA
- a CDS encoding DUF1156 domain-containing protein, with translation MSDSNSDVPRERPIERGFPIEQVTELATREGRAKLYYRPLTTMHKWWAGKLGSTFRAVCLYTLLDDPDRVTVQDETVGNASLSAYTSGDDKNEYDLRELIQAVDLENPEALWDLYQRDVQVEDVEVLDPFMGGGTSLLEASRFDASVTGVDLNPVAWFVTKKEFEAHEVEIDALHSAFERVEDEVAAELATQYETDCPHNDEHIADIVYALWVRTLDCISCGETIPLFKDYRVAKGRYADSDGYHVLCPDCGGISLTDDLSTNSVCSECSYEFVPENGPVSQGGKYGCPSCGLKYPIVDAIADGQSYSEKLFAVEYYCTECDDEGKDRAVYKGFKKPSTADREQYESASDQWQTDDSLQEYAPEGPIPEGAITAASRISGNDIFQHGFQKWRDMFNDRQLYCLSTLLRAIDDIDDQQIKEYLLLAFSDSLLFQNSFGRYNSAGRKIEGILGRNSYTPRGTYAENNVWGTRAGRGTFTSTWEKIKNGVEFAHHPTERYLKDGELEETNPFEKSVSGDYTLHQGDMRNVDLDTEYDAIITDPPYYENVIYSEVSDFFYVWQRVLLSEDYDCFEEETTPRQESIVSNPAIGKDDDQFELELGEAFARMREVLSDDGILAFTYQHGGAESWGALLDGLCGSGFDIAAMYPVSANASELFGDDKLNFTVVVVAKPADSREPISWSSLRREAHRSATEARNQLENSDQSISEGEMGIVELGRCFREYSQYYGKVHREGGVLDSTEIAAEMHGLVAGDVTPDEIYLTLLGMDDPTQTDLHRLCYGTDVSPEEVREKGLIRDEDEFEILDWNDEDRVAYLKSTTESDLTALDRVQLRRWYAAQTGEITGQQQEIEETSEMVELTNDLAALTNDEGYRSLLHD, from the coding sequence ATGTCTGATTCAAACTCCGATGTCCCGAGGGAACGCCCGATAGAGCGTGGATTCCCAATCGAACAAGTGACAGAGTTAGCTACCCGTGAAGGGCGTGCGAAGCTCTACTACCGACCGTTAACCACGATGCACAAGTGGTGGGCTGGAAAGCTCGGGAGTACCTTCCGGGCGGTTTGTCTCTACACGCTGCTAGACGATCCTGACCGGGTGACCGTCCAAGATGAAACAGTCGGCAACGCATCACTCTCGGCATACACATCCGGTGATGACAAGAACGAGTACGATCTGAGGGAGCTAATTCAGGCGGTAGATTTGGAGAATCCCGAGGCACTTTGGGATCTCTATCAGCGGGACGTGCAGGTTGAAGACGTCGAAGTACTCGACCCGTTCATGGGGGGCGGGACAAGTCTCCTAGAAGCCTCCCGATTCGATGCGTCTGTTACGGGAGTCGACCTGAACCCGGTCGCGTGGTTTGTGACGAAGAAAGAATTCGAAGCACACGAGGTTGAGATCGATGCACTTCACTCGGCGTTCGAGCGCGTTGAAGACGAAGTTGCTGCGGAACTCGCCACACAATACGAGACCGACTGCCCACACAATGACGAGCACATCGCTGATATCGTCTATGCCCTTTGGGTTCGGACTCTCGACTGCATCTCATGTGGCGAGACGATCCCACTGTTCAAGGACTACCGGGTGGCAAAGGGCAGATACGCAGACAGTGACGGATACCATGTCCTTTGTCCCGATTGCGGTGGGATTTCTCTCACAGATGATCTTTCGACGAACTCAGTCTGTTCAGAGTGTAGCTACGAGTTCGTTCCAGAGAATGGCCCGGTTTCACAAGGAGGAAAGTATGGTTGTCCCTCCTGTGGACTGAAATACCCAATTGTCGATGCGATCGCGGACGGTCAGTCGTACTCGGAGAAGCTCTTTGCAGTCGAGTACTACTGCACGGAGTGCGATGATGAGGGGAAAGATCGTGCAGTCTACAAGGGATTCAAGAAACCGTCAACTGCGGACAGAGAACAGTATGAATCCGCTTCAGATCAGTGGCAGACTGACGACAGTCTCCAAGAATACGCACCGGAGGGCCCTATTCCAGAGGGGGCAATAACAGCTGCATCTCGAATCAGCGGAAACGACATTTTCCAGCACGGCTTTCAAAAATGGCGGGATATGTTCAACGACCGCCAGCTCTACTGCCTTTCAACGCTGCTCCGGGCAATCGACGATATAGATGACCAACAGATTAAGGAGTATCTCCTGTTAGCGTTTAGCGACTCGTTATTGTTCCAGAACAGCTTTGGCCGGTATAATAGCGCAGGGCGCAAGATCGAGGGTATACTCGGCCGAAACTCGTACACGCCACGAGGGACCTACGCGGAGAACAACGTATGGGGGACACGGGCGGGGCGAGGAACCTTCACATCGACGTGGGAAAAGATCAAAAACGGAGTTGAATTTGCCCACCACCCGACAGAACGGTACTTGAAGGATGGAGAGCTGGAGGAGACGAATCCATTCGAGAAGTCAGTTAGTGGTGACTACACCCTCCATCAAGGGGATATGCGCAATGTTGACCTCGATACAGAGTATGATGCGATAATTACCGATCCACCGTATTACGAGAACGTCATCTACTCTGAGGTTTCTGACTTCTTTTACGTCTGGCAGCGTGTTCTACTATCCGAAGATTACGACTGCTTTGAAGAAGAGACGACTCCACGCCAGGAGAGTATCGTGTCGAATCCTGCAATCGGGAAAGATGACGATCAGTTCGAATTGGAACTCGGGGAGGCTTTCGCTCGAATGCGTGAGGTGCTGTCTGACGATGGCATCTTGGCATTCACGTACCAACATGGTGGGGCGGAATCGTGGGGGGCACTCCTCGACGGACTCTGCGGATCTGGATTCGACATCGCTGCAATGTACCCGGTTTCGGCAAACGCCAGTGAGCTATTCGGGGACGATAAACTCAACTTCACCGTGGTGGTCGTCGCCAAGCCCGCTGACTCCCGGGAACCGATTAGTTGGTCGTCGCTTAGACGTGAAGCCCATCGCTCCGCGACTGAAGCCCGCAACCAGCTCGAAAATAGTGACCAATCTATTTCAGAAGGCGAAATGGGAATTGTTGAGCTAGGCCGCTGCTTCAGGGAGTATTCACAGTACTATGGGAAGGTTCATCGTGAAGGTGGCGTGTTAGATTCTACAGAGATTGCTGCTGAGATGCATGGACTCGTGGCCGGGGATGTAACGCCCGACGAAATTTATCTCACTCTGCTTGGGATGGATGATCCGACTCAAACTGACCTCCATCGTCTCTGCTATGGCACCGATGTCTCTCCCGAGGAGGTTCGAGAGAAGGGCCTGATCCGGGACGAGGATGAATTTGAGATACTGGATTGGAACGATGAAGACCGTGTTGCGTATTTAAAATCCACCACAGAATCGGATTTAACAGCTTTAGACCGGGTTCAGTTGCGCCGTTGGTATGCCGCGCAAACGGGGGAGATTACCGGTCAGCAACAGGAAATAGAAGAAACGAGTGAGATGGTTGAACTCACAAACGACCTTGCAGCGCTTACTAATGATGAAGGATACCGATCTCTGCTCCATGACTAA
- a CDS encoding AAA family ATPase produces MRIESLTISNFRGINGEFTLDPERENVVLVGPNGSGKSSVIAAIDFLLTGSIRELSGEGSQSLTERRHAPHIDADPEEAWVEAEIAVNGDRGTIRRSVEGRTDPSIEDDTGDLESVFESVESAADRGLHLLSRDEILDFITAKEGDRSESIRSLLNLRNIKDRRLALGNAADHFDSEASRLEREAKSRRDGLYSALEVDQDSGAVLLEKVNELRECLNGNTIDELEEEFDRGIESPSRRVVASPLLRTDGRQRIDELQEWFGSGAEEFLEAAESFLESCREIEADEDVLRDLERQQLIELGKDAIDPEAGRCPLCWKDWDPGELNEFLSDRIDQAEELQSKLKALEEEQEGVQQLLTDVRVTAESLRETLSDVDGFNSGSLTAFVESLEEWEEEYNNGALSPPQQANLTDDEREALVQPEQVEAMLADLEEHIADGPVLDELEEAWQTLQAAQERYDEMISLSRRAGESRRVASDMESVHEQFISARDSVLNAIYDEIEDQFETYYTAIHGDESDFDVGLDPTETGLDMQVDFYDRGRHPPHALHSEGHQDSMGICLYFALFDWLQDQEELSVMMLDDVVMSIDAEHRRPLARLLASEIAGEDCQMFITTHDDLWHRHLRSSGVVTSDNAIQLSGWDIVEGPQTLGRPEMEWETIEAELGDGNVSIAAHQTRRMAEWFLREVCDRIDAKVPFKANSRWTLGDFQQGVISRYKSLVREAKAAEQSWGRDIAHFEDLDDEMTNIADRIATDGTALNPNIHWNESDRDFANCTPAELEPAVTVYRDLFNLLWCEDCNSCISTVQEGNSDVSVRCNCSSINWNLNRAD; encoded by the coding sequence ATGAGGATTGAGAGCCTCACAATTTCGAACTTCCGAGGCATCAACGGCGAATTCACACTTGATCCGGAAAGAGAGAATGTAGTTCTTGTCGGGCCTAATGGCTCAGGGAAGAGTTCGGTGATTGCTGCTATTGATTTTCTGCTTACTGGATCGATTCGTGAACTTTCAGGGGAGGGGTCACAGTCACTTACTGAGCGGCGGCATGCGCCCCATATTGATGCTGACCCCGAAGAGGCATGGGTAGAGGCCGAAATCGCTGTAAACGGTGACCGAGGGACGATACGGCGAAGCGTCGAAGGCCGGACCGACCCGTCTATTGAAGATGACACCGGTGATCTGGAATCGGTATTCGAGTCGGTAGAAAGCGCGGCTGATCGCGGCCTTCATTTACTTTCTCGGGATGAAATTCTGGATTTCATTACTGCAAAGGAAGGAGATCGTTCAGAGAGCATTCGCTCGCTTCTCAACCTTCGTAACATCAAAGATCGGCGGCTGGCCCTTGGCAACGCAGCGGATCACTTTGACAGTGAGGCGAGTAGACTTGAACGGGAAGCGAAAAGTCGCCGTGACGGCCTTTATTCTGCCTTAGAGGTTGATCAAGATTCTGGCGCGGTGCTCTTGGAAAAAGTGAACGAACTTCGGGAATGCCTCAATGGAAATACGATTGATGAGTTAGAGGAGGAGTTTGATAGAGGGATAGAGTCACCCTCACGGAGAGTCGTTGCATCCCCGTTGCTCAGGACGGATGGTCGCCAGCGGATTGACGAACTGCAAGAGTGGTTCGGAAGTGGTGCAGAGGAGTTTCTCGAAGCGGCCGAGTCGTTCCTTGAATCCTGCCGAGAAATCGAGGCTGACGAAGATGTACTGAGAGATCTTGAGCGGCAGCAACTCATCGAACTTGGTAAAGATGCTATCGATCCTGAAGCCGGACGGTGCCCTCTGTGTTGGAAGGATTGGGATCCGGGAGAGCTCAATGAGTTTCTCTCTGACCGGATCGACCAGGCTGAGGAATTACAGTCGAAACTCAAAGCTCTTGAAGAAGAACAAGAAGGAGTACAACAGTTGTTAACTGATGTCCGTGTGACTGCTGAGTCACTCCGTGAAACACTCAGTGACGTTGATGGATTTAATTCAGGCTCCCTCACAGCGTTCGTAGAGTCTCTAGAGGAGTGGGAGGAAGAGTACAACAATGGTGCGTTATCACCCCCTCAGCAAGCGAATTTAACGGATGATGAACGAGAGGCCCTGGTTCAACCAGAGCAGGTCGAAGCAATGCTTGCGGATCTTGAGGAACACATTGCGGACGGACCTGTGTTAGACGAGTTAGAAGAGGCGTGGCAGACACTTCAAGCAGCGCAGGAACGTTACGATGAGATGATTTCGTTGAGCCGGCGTGCTGGTGAGTCACGACGAGTAGCCAGTGACATGGAATCCGTTCATGAGCAGTTTATCTCGGCTCGTGACTCCGTCTTAAACGCGATTTATGACGAGATAGAAGACCAGTTCGAAACATATTATACTGCTATTCACGGGGATGAGTCCGATTTCGACGTTGGGTTGGACCCGACAGAAACAGGGTTAGATATGCAGGTTGATTTCTACGACCGAGGGCGCCATCCACCGCATGCTCTCCATAGCGAAGGCCATCAAGATAGTATGGGCATCTGTCTCTATTTCGCACTGTTTGACTGGCTCCAGGATCAGGAGGAACTGTCTGTAATGATGCTTGATGACGTTGTAATGTCTATCGACGCGGAGCACCGACGGCCATTAGCTAGATTGCTAGCGTCAGAAATAGCAGGTGAGGACTGCCAGATGTTCATTACTACGCATGATGACCTTTGGCATCGTCATCTCCGCTCCTCCGGAGTAGTCACCTCTGATAATGCAATTCAACTCTCTGGTTGGGATATTGTAGAGGGTCCACAGACGCTCGGTCGGCCAGAAATGGAGTGGGAAACAATAGAGGCAGAACTTGGTGATGGTAACGTCTCGATTGCAGCTCACCAGACACGGCGGATGGCTGAATGGTTCTTACGAGAAGTATGTGACAGAATTGATGCAAAAGTCCCTTTCAAGGCAAATAGCCGATGGACACTAGGAGATTTTCAACAGGGTGTGATCTCTCGATACAAATCGTTAGTGAGAGAAGCAAAAGCCGCAGAGCAATCATGGGGACGGGACATTGCCCATTTTGAAGATCTTGATGACGAGATGACTAATATCGCCGATAGAATAGCGACAGATGGCACAGCGCTTAATCCGAACATTCACTGGAATGAATCTGATCGTGATTTTGCGAATTGTACACCCGCAGAATTAGAACCAGCAGTAACTGTGTATCGGGACTTGTTTAATCTACTTTGGTGTGAAGACTGCAACTCCTGTATTAGCACCGTGCAAGAAGGCAATTCAGACGTCAGCGTCCGGTGTAACTGTTCTTCGATTAATTGGAACCTGAATAGGGCAGACTAG
- a CDS encoding 5-methylcytosine restriction system specificity protein McrC, with protein sequence MSDAVRYEYGTSLCTVQEDQKLVVENCDPATIREELEAANFQRNDARFVKRRARLRSNASDDEDDSLQVLAVRVAEDTLHVEPSDVIGIVGLVPGMSVQIEPKIEWGDVVRMLLTVYDIDRTQTPYGIPLEELTSGGIEASRIIAILAINYVHGVRTIKRKGFIRDLNIQRRNGFEGIGSIDMSQTLMNQATGKPEPAWIESQVDYSNVVNEAIHMAGKLLLRLLHRDSEEEQHPGHGALLSMVHQEVERMEDLGIGSRQQRLGEYRQLTLNALPRQRHYYQRALHTAHSVLASTLLAQTGSGPEELLVDYALSMNALFEDYSQKVLERGLQSIAEIDHLDQLTNLEIDAEPPLEPFEGNNQASYYPDHLVVDNDVTLAVLDSKYYQEGKNPANETNSRSRMFSYAYLTETDRMAFLCPQFHRTTLVVNNIDASVDILSPNGGFSCESYESLLHEYLLETIELRYPEIGVFNSVREGMLCLQGVSEEDLAAITEVEGPFGISNPSTFASKVISAISFSTHGPGKLELENSGGWTKSRIIERCNKKDDEDRPMYPQDQTTCVPVYTPDGDTGHGTITLNFFRQEEDGLITKLEESLSLI encoded by the coding sequence ATGAGTGATGCAGTTAGGTACGAGTACGGGACATCCCTGTGCACGGTTCAAGAGGACCAAAAACTAGTCGTTGAGAACTGTGACCCGGCTACGATCCGGGAAGAACTCGAAGCGGCGAATTTTCAGCGAAATGATGCCCGATTTGTTAAGCGCCGTGCCAGATTGCGGTCAAATGCATCGGATGATGAGGACGATTCACTACAGGTACTCGCGGTCCGGGTGGCGGAGGACACACTCCACGTCGAGCCTTCAGACGTCATTGGTATAGTCGGTCTCGTGCCCGGGATGAGTGTACAGATCGAGCCGAAAATTGAGTGGGGCGATGTTGTTCGGATGTTATTGACGGTCTACGATATTGACCGGACACAAACGCCATACGGAATTCCGCTCGAAGAGCTGACCTCAGGTGGCATTGAAGCGTCCCGCATTATCGCTATCTTGGCTATCAATTATGTCCACGGTGTTCGGACGATCAAACGAAAAGGATTCATCCGCGATCTCAACATTCAGCGACGAAATGGCTTCGAGGGGATCGGATCTATCGATATGTCACAAACGCTGATGAACCAAGCGACCGGGAAACCGGAACCTGCTTGGATTGAGTCGCAGGTGGATTACAGCAACGTCGTTAACGAAGCAATTCATATGGCGGGCAAGCTCCTTCTTCGTCTCCTTCACCGGGACTCTGAGGAGGAGCAGCATCCTGGCCATGGGGCGCTTCTCTCTATGGTTCATCAAGAGGTCGAAAGGATGGAAGACCTTGGAATCGGGAGCAGACAGCAACGGTTAGGCGAGTACAGGCAACTGACGCTGAATGCCCTTCCTCGGCAACGTCACTATTACCAGCGCGCGCTTCACACGGCACACTCCGTTCTAGCGTCTACGCTACTTGCACAGACTGGAAGTGGCCCCGAAGAACTACTTGTTGACTATGCACTAAGCATGAACGCTCTTTTCGAGGATTATTCACAAAAGGTTCTGGAGCGTGGCCTCCAATCCATTGCAGAGATAGATCACCTCGACCAGCTCACGAACCTCGAAATCGATGCAGAGCCGCCGCTAGAGCCTTTTGAAGGAAACAATCAGGCGAGCTATTATCCAGACCACCTGGTCGTCGACAATGATGTGACGCTTGCGGTGCTGGATTCGAAGTATTACCAGGAAGGAAAAAATCCCGCCAATGAAACGAACTCTCGGTCCCGAATGTTTTCCTATGCCTATCTCACCGAGACCGATCGGATGGCATTTCTTTGCCCACAATTCCACCGGACCACGTTAGTAGTGAATAACATCGATGCATCGGTCGATATTCTCTCTCCAAATGGTGGATTTAGTTGTGAATCCTATGAATCCTTACTCCACGAGTATCTCCTTGAGACGATTGAACTACGGTATCCTGAAATCGGCGTTTTCAATTCAGTCCGGGAGGGAATGCTCTGTCTCCAAGGCGTCTCAGAGGAAGACCTTGCGGCCATTACAGAGGTTGAGGGCCCCTTCGGAATTAGTAACCCGTCTACGTTCGCGTCGAAAGTGATTTCGGCGATCTCATTCTCGACCCATGGGCCCGGGAAATTAGAGCTAGAGAACAGCGGGGGATGGACAAAATCCCGAATTATTGAGAGATGCAACAAGAAGGACGATGAGGATCGTCCAATGTATCCACAAGATCAGACCACCTGTGTTCCGGTCTATACACCCGATGGCGATACCGGCCATGGCACGATCACGTTGAATTTCTTCAGACAAGAAGAGGATGGCTTGATAACTAAACTCGAAGAATCGCTTTCGCTTATATAA
- a CDS encoding AAA family ATPase has product MSSGKPRFQEYDRDEAEEYSGFLLTNAPTAEDFIKQTTDPKAIRYLVETHTIDVDVPGAGTKIKEAILTSETAPLDVKQTVAQRNVDLDDIIVPETVERNARTALAVGKPIVFYGPTGTGKTYFAKQLALETCIDYEVHTATPTWTPADITGSIQPETDDGEITYHRRAGCVSRGIQEAERYGDNYAVIIDEITRADISQVFGPLYTAIEDDKQVIFRDDDGDGLTLTDDLKLICTMNMSDRTVNELDNAITRRFAMIELSRYDDDDRAALFDDWIGELESGPDLNIDLRKLHTLFERHHRGINEGTTTSAEGGIMEFGPMHYIDVTKFLKHACKPSGPYSGEASLAVGQAFATYIAPRLLNTASLPQINRLASHYDSLDDQFSFDLSAPADLARRQAEAEEREMGVNAYE; this is encoded by the coding sequence ATGAGTAGCGGGAAGCCGCGGTTTCAAGAGTACGACCGCGATGAAGCGGAAGAATATAGCGGATTCCTCCTGACGAACGCGCCGACTGCAGAGGACTTCATCAAGCAGACAACCGACCCGAAGGCAATCCGCTATCTAGTTGAAACACATACGATCGACGTCGACGTCCCTGGCGCTGGCACCAAGATAAAGGAAGCTATCCTCACCTCTGAGACAGCACCGCTCGATGTGAAGCAAACCGTCGCACAACGCAACGTAGACCTGGACGACATTATTGTGCCAGAAACCGTCGAGCGCAATGCCCGAACCGCTCTTGCGGTCGGCAAGCCAATTGTTTTCTATGGGCCGACAGGAACTGGAAAGACGTATTTTGCCAAACAACTTGCACTGGAAACCTGTATCGACTACGAAGTGCATACCGCGACGCCGACGTGGACGCCAGCGGATATCACGGGGAGTATTCAGCCTGAGACGGATGACGGAGAGATTACGTACCACCGGCGAGCAGGCTGTGTTTCCCGAGGAATCCAAGAGGCAGAGCGATACGGCGACAACTACGCTGTCATTATCGACGAGATCACCCGCGCCGACATCTCACAAGTCTTCGGTCCGTTGTACACGGCTATCGAGGACGATAAACAGGTGATTTTCCGTGATGACGATGGAGACGGACTCACCTTGACCGATGATTTGAAGCTCATTTGCACGATGAATATGTCTGACCGGACTGTCAATGAGCTTGACAACGCCATTACCCGTCGGTTCGCAATGATCGAGTTGAGTCGTTACGACGACGATGATCGGGCAGCGTTATTCGATGACTGGATTGGAGAATTAGAATCAGGCCCGGACCTAAATATCGATCTCAGAAAATTACATACACTGTTCGAGCGCCATCATCGAGGAATCAATGAGGGGACGACGACGAGTGCCGAAGGTGGGATTATGGAGTTCGGTCCGATGCACTATATCGACGTGACAAAGTTCCTGAAGCACGCCTGCAAGCCAAGCGGGCCATACTCGGGAGAGGCGAGCCTGGCAGTCGGACAAGCATTTGCGACCTATATCGCGCCACGGCTTCTGAACACCGCCTCACTACCACAGATTAACCGGTTGGCAAGCCACTACGATTCGCTTGACGATCAGTTTTCCTTCGATTTGAGTGCCCCTGCCGATCTTGCTCGTCGGCAAGCCGAAGCAGAGGAGCGTGAGATGGGCGTCAACGCTTATGAGTGA